Genomic window (Nitrospirales bacterium LBB_01):
TCGTCTCCACAGGAGGAGACAAGTGTCGCTGAGGTAATCAGCACCAATGATATTAGCTTAGACCTTTTCATAGCCGTTACAACTCTATAATCCGAGTGGCGTGCTGTCTCATAGAGGCTCGGTGAGAGACGGCAAGCGTCAGCAGGCGTGGGAATTTTGTTTTTATGCCGGTAATGATTTTCTCTTCTGTTTCCTCGTCGATGTTGGCTGTGGCCTCATCAAGAATGAGAATTTCCGGGCTTCTTAGAATTGCACGGGCAATGGAAAGACGCTGCTTTTGTCCGGCCGATATCCCCTCTCCACTTTCATAGAGAACCGAATTAAGCCCCTCCGGCATCTCCTCCATAACAAAGCCACAGTGGGCAAGTTTGAGAGCCTCAATAAGTTCCACATCGCTGTGAGCAGCCTTTGTGCCAAAAAGAAGATTTGCCCTTATCGTGTCATCCAACAAAAATGGCTCAGGCCCGGAAAAAGCCAATTTCTCCCGAAATTTCAGAAAATTTATATCGCTCACTTCATAACCGTTTATGGTAACAGTCCCTGACTTGTGCGGAATTACGCCAATAAGTGTCATAAGCAATGTCGTTTTCCCTATGCCGGACTTACCCGATATACAGAGAAAATCACCAGGGTTTGCGCAAAAAGATATATCGGTCAAGATGGTTGTATCGCGCCCGATAGAGAGGTTTGACACCTCAAGAGAGCTTATCGTGTCCACTTCAAATTTCCCAGCTTCTGCGTTGTAATCCTGCCGGTTTAGTTTTGCACGGCTTAAGATACCGGTAAGTTCTATGAAAGACGGCCTGCTGAATTGGATATTGCCGTTCGCTGTAAACAGTTTTCCCACGTTGGTGTTAACCTGCATTAAAAGATATACAAAGGGCAGAAGCACCGAGTTATGCACAAAGCCGTATTTTTGGTTTGCCATGATTATTGCCAGAGCAACAAAAATTGCAAGACCATACGGCAGCGATCCATTTATCATGTAACAGAGCTCTAATTTTATACCAGAGGTCAAAATGCTGTAGTTTATCGCAATAAGTGACTTAAACTCGCTTAACAGTTTTCCGATAATCTGTAAGAAATATATATTTTTTAAATCTATGGTTATTTTCTTAAAAAAATTATTACCCTGTGCTGTATAGATGTTTCCGTATTTACGACGGATGTCTCTGGTCAAAATTACCGGGATACCAGCTAAAAGCACCGTTATAACAGTTACAACGGCAAGTTTAAACGATAATAAAAAAAGACTTGAAAACAGAAAAACAATTGTAAAAGCAGCCGTTAAAAAACTCAAAACAGAACTGATAAACGTTGAGGATATCGGCAGCAGATGAGAAAAAAAATTGTTAAGGTCCGACAGGGAAAACGTCTGTGACGGGGTTTTGCTTAACAGTATAGATTCAACAACATTGTTCCTTACCTTTAAAAGAAACCCCATAGAACTTGTGTTGTTAAAGGTAATAGAGAAGAAATTCATAAACACCCTGAAGAGCCCCATAGAAATAAAGGCTGCAGTTGGTCCTAAGTAGTCTTTTATAATAAACCACCTCGGCAGTCCTTTATAGGAAATCAAATCGACACTGCTAAAGAAATACATAAGGGTCATACCAAACATAAGCTCGGCAAGCCCCACTATTACTCCCAATGGAACAGAGCAAAGCGATAGTATCAGCACCCGTCCAAGCCTAAGCTCACGTATAACACGTATCAGCTGCATTTGTTGTCTCTCATCTGTGAAAATCTGCGCAATCTGCGGATGAATCTTTTAAAAACTTTTTTCTCCGCAGATGACGCAGATTAACGCAGATAAAAATTAAATAATCATCATCCGTGTTTATCTGTGGTTTCTCTTTCTCATCTATATTCTAACACTTTAAGCACAGTCTTAAGCTCTTTCCGTAAGTCTTTTTTCTCAGCATCAGACAAGTCGTCAACATTGCTCTCTACGGCTCTTAGCGCCTCTCTTAGTTTAGTGCACAAGCGGTTATGTTCAGGTGTGTGTGGAGTGTCGCTGAATAGCTCTGCCGCCTCCTGTTTGGTTAGTTTAGAGTGCAGCGCCCTTTCAAACACTGCATCAAATGCCGGATGTTCCACGTTTGAAGCAAGCGCATATCCAACAGTAAGACTGATGGTTTTCTCTCTCAGGGCGTCCTTAACCTTTTGCGGAAGCCGCAGAAGTGTCAGAAGTCTTTGCAGGGTTCTGCCGGATTTTCCCGATATTTTTAAAATTGCGGACACAGTGTCCGCAAGCTCAGGGCTCAGTCGTTCCGGCGCTCTGCCGTACGTTACGAAAGCGTTAATTACATCGTTTTCGGTAGAGTTACCGGCTTTGCTTGTAAAATAACGAAAATACCCCAGAGCCTCATCCAGAAAGTTTAAATCCTGCCGGATGATGTTTTCAATCAGCTGTATTTCAACAATGTCTGACTCTGAAAGATTCCGCAGGATGCGTGCCGGGATTGTATCAAACCCAAGTGTTTTAGCTGCGCGGAGCCGTCTCTCTCCGGCAATAAGGACATATTGCCCGTCAAGTTCAGCTAAAAGTATGGGCTGCAAGACTCCCTGTCTGCGGACTGACTCCAGAAGCTGCTGAAAGTGCTTATCCTCACGGAACTCCTGCCTGACCTGCGGCCTTACAACGATTTCGGACACACGCACTGTCACATCAGAGGCATTTGACATCACAGACATAAACCGCGACGAAATGTAGCCATCAGCTCCCTTTTTCAGAAGCTCTTTTGTTATCTTAGGCACTCTACAGTCATTATAGTTAATACTGGAGTTTTAATCAAGAAGCATTGTGGTTT
Coding sequences:
- a CDS encoding ABC transporter ATP-binding protein, with translation MQLIRVIRELRLGRVLILSLCSVPLGVIVGLAELMFGMTLMYFFSSVDLISYKGLPRWFIIKDYLGPTAAFISMGLFRVFMNFFSITFNNTSSMGFLLKVRNNVVESILLSKTPSQTFSLSDLNNFFSHLLPISSTFISSVLSFLTAAFTIVFLFSSLFLLSFKLAVVTVITVLLAGIPVILTRDIRRKYGNIYTAQGNNFFKKITIDLKNIYFLQIIGKLLSEFKSLIAINYSILTSGIKLELCYMINGSLPYGLAIFVALAIIMANQKYGFVHNSVLLPFVYLLMQVNTNVGKLFTANGNIQFSRPSFIELTGILSRAKLNRQDYNAEAGKFEVDTISSLEVSNLSIGRDTTILTDISFCANPGDFLCISGKSGIGKTTLLMTLIGVIPHKSGTVTINGYEVSDINFLKFREKLAFSGPEPFLLDDTIRANLLFGTKAAHSDVELIEALKLAHCGFVMEEMPEGLNSVLYESGEGISAGQKQRLSIARAILRSPEILILDEATANIDEETEEKIITGIKTKFPRLLTLAVSHRASMRQHATRIIEL
- a CDS encoding ParB/RepB/Spo0J family partition protein, producing the protein MPKITKELLKKGADGYISSRFMSVMSNASDVTVRVSEIVVRPQVRQEFREDKHFQQLLESVRRQGVLQPILLAELDGQYVLIAGERRLRAAKTLGFDTIPARILRNLSESDIVEIQLIENIIRQDLNFLDEALGYFRYFTSKAGNSTENDVINAFVTYGRAPERLSPELADTVSAILKISGKSGRTLQRLLTLLRLPQKVKDALREKTISLTVGYALASNVEHPAFDAVFERALHSKLTKQEAAELFSDTPHTPEHNRLCTKLREALRAVESNVDDLSDAEKKDLRKELKTVLKVLEYR